The following are encoded together in the Bradyrhizobium sp. CCGUVB1N3 genome:
- a CDS encoding carbohydrate ABC transporter permease, with the protein MTEREAATAMARRKLGPSLRGWFQDWLPRLVLAPSFLLVLVFVYGFNLWTLFLSFTSSKAFPTTNLIGFTNYLRLWNWTFETDPPSNWYTALVNMGLFGGLYIFFCLFLGLLLAILLDQKIRGEGILRPIYLYPLALSFIVTGTAWKLFLDPRIGLENALHDWGWTSFHFDWVVDPKMMIYCVAIAGIWQSSGFVMAMFLAGLRGVDGEILKAAQIDGASTYQTYRRIVIPIIRPVFFSALIVLAHMAIKSYDLVLSVTGKNPGGAAELPSTFMYSYTFTRNQMAIGSASAVIMLMTIAAIMVPYIYSETREQNR; encoded by the coding sequence ATGACCGAACGCGAGGCGGCAACCGCAATGGCCCGGCGGAAGCTCGGCCCGTCTCTGCGCGGGTGGTTCCAGGACTGGCTGCCAAGGCTTGTGCTGGCGCCGTCATTCCTGCTCGTGCTGGTCTTCGTCTACGGCTTCAATCTCTGGACCCTGTTTCTGTCGTTCACGAGTTCGAAGGCGTTTCCGACCACAAACCTCATCGGCTTTACCAACTATTTGAGGCTGTGGAACTGGACCTTCGAGACCGATCCGCCGTCGAACTGGTACACCGCCCTCGTCAACATGGGTCTGTTCGGTGGCCTCTACATCTTCTTCTGCCTGTTCCTCGGCCTGCTGCTCGCGATCCTGCTCGATCAGAAGATTCGCGGCGAAGGCATTCTGCGGCCGATCTATCTCTATCCCTTGGCGCTGTCGTTCATCGTCACCGGCACGGCCTGGAAGCTGTTTCTGGACCCGCGCATCGGACTCGAAAACGCCTTGCACGATTGGGGATGGACCAGCTTCCATTTCGACTGGGTGGTCGATCCGAAGATGATGATCTATTGCGTCGCGATCGCCGGCATCTGGCAGAGCTCGGGTTTCGTCATGGCGATGTTTCTTGCGGGACTGCGCGGTGTCGACGGCGAAATCCTCAAGGCTGCGCAGATCGACGGTGCCTCGACCTACCAGACCTATCGCCGCATCGTCATTCCGATCATCCGCCCCGTCTTCTTCTCGGCTCTGATCGTGCTGGCCCACATGGCGATCAAATCCTACGACCTCGTGCTGTCGGTGACCGGCAAGAACCCCGGAGGGGCCGCGGAGCTGCCGTCAACCTTCATGTACTCCTATACGTTCACCCGCAACCAGATGGCGATCGGATCGGCCAGCGCGGTGATCATGCTGATGACGATCGCGGCGATCATGGTTCCCTACATCTACTCGGAAACCAGGGAGCAGAACCGATGA
- a CDS encoding Zn-dependent hydrolase, whose translation MPDRSVANGERVLADLSALRAIGAYKTGVHKPTFSEPHRDSLAWLVEKLPEAGLTGTIDGIGNILGTSTRTGPKLLAGSHLESQNYAGWLDGPLGVVYALEAARVINSDPSLRGAVEVAAWCDEEGHFGHFLGSRSYVGGVSEADIDAARDRTTGQSMREALSDAGLAGLARFTAEPRRHIGYLEAHIEQGNALETGGLAIGVVASIVGIWQYRINFVGEQNHAGTTRMAARKDAGLALAKFCVAIDARFPAVAGPRTVWTTGRITLDPGAPSIIPGGAEMLFQIRDDDPAVIARLEELLRTMIDETNLSGPCQVTLERLRTGVPAKMHPPFQEAIEAASKAFANGRCVRMPSGAGHDAQVLATIMPAAMLFVPSIGGVSHHWTENTADADIVTGAQVFVDACRRILAE comes from the coding sequence ATGCCTGATCGTTCCGTCGCCAACGGCGAGCGCGTGCTCGCCGACCTCAGTGCGCTCCGCGCCATCGGCGCCTACAAGACCGGCGTGCACAAGCCGACCTTCTCCGAGCCGCATCGCGACTCGCTCGCATGGCTTGTCGAAAAGCTTCCCGAAGCGGGACTCACCGGTACGATCGATGGCATCGGCAACATCCTCGGCACGAGCACGCGTACGGGACCGAAACTGCTGGCCGGATCGCATCTCGAAAGCCAGAACTATGCCGGCTGGCTCGATGGTCCGCTTGGGGTCGTCTATGCGCTCGAGGCTGCCCGTGTCATCAACTCCGATCCGTCGCTGCGCGGCGCCGTCGAAGTCGCGGCATGGTGCGACGAGGAAGGGCATTTCGGTCACTTCCTCGGCTCGCGGTCCTATGTCGGCGGCGTGAGCGAAGCCGACATCGATGCAGCGCGCGACCGCACCACCGGGCAGAGCATGCGCGAGGCGCTATCCGATGCAGGCCTTGCCGGCCTGGCGCGTTTCACGGCTGAACCGAGACGCCACATCGGATATCTGGAGGCCCATATCGAGCAAGGCAACGCGCTCGAGACGGGCGGCCTCGCGATCGGCGTGGTCGCCTCCATCGTGGGGATCTGGCAATACCGCATCAATTTCGTCGGCGAGCAGAACCACGCGGGCACGACCCGCATGGCCGCGCGCAAGGATGCGGGCCTGGCCCTGGCCAAATTCTGCGTGGCGATCGATGCGCGTTTTCCGGCCGTGGCCGGGCCGCGCACGGTCTGGACAACGGGCCGTATCACGCTCGATCCGGGGGCGCCGAGCATCATTCCGGGCGGCGCAGAGATGCTGTTCCAGATCCGCGACGACGATCCGGCCGTGATCGCGCGGCTGGAGGAGCTGCTGCGGACGATGATCGATGAGACCAACTTGAGCGGTCCCTGTCAGGTGACCCTGGAACGGCTACGCACTGGCGTCCCCGCCAAAATGCATCCGCCCTTCCAGGAGGCCATTGAAGCTGCGAGCAAGGCCTTTGCGAACGGACGCTGCGTCCGCATGCCCAGCGGCGCCGGCCACGACGCCCAGGTTCTCGCCACGATCATGCCGGCCGCGATGCTGTTCGTGCCCTCGATCGGCGGCGTCAGCCATCACTGGACCGAGAACACGGCTGACGCTGATATCGTCACCGGCGCCCAGGTGTTTGTCGACGCCTGCCGGCGCATTCTTGCGGAATGA
- a CDS encoding GMC family oxidoreductase yields MTVYDYIIVGAGSAGCVLANRLSVDASTRVLLIEAGGRDNNPLFSMPAGFAKMTKGIASWGYSTVPQRHLGGRVLRYTQAKVLGGGSSINAQVYTRGNVHDYDGWAADGAIGWSYADVLPYFKRAEDNQRFVDAYHARGGPLGVSMPVNPLPIGEAFLRAGQEYGMPYNPDFNGARQEGVGHYQVTVRDARRCSTATAYLKPIRGRPNLTVLTGAYSTRIVVENGRAVGIESVRGGQREVVRAEREVVLASGAIGSPRLLLLSGIGPADHLNSVGVEPIHDLPGVGENLQDHLDLYAIAECKGDFTYDSYVKLHRTIWAGLEYLLFKRGPVASTLFETGGFWYADPAAKTLEWPDVQFHLGLGSGIEAGVEKLEHAGVTLNSAFLRPRSRGTVRLASGDPSAMPMIDPNYWSDARDRSAAIEGLKMAREILRQPALEPFVMVERMPGVAATSEAALVDYAYRTCKTDHHPVGTCRMGTDQLAVVDPSLRLRGLDGLRICDASVMPRITSSNTNAPTIMIAEKAADLILGKTTLSTPANTERNVLKGPLSCPAR; encoded by the coding sequence ATGACGGTTTACGATTACATCATCGTCGGCGCCGGCTCCGCCGGCTGTGTGCTCGCGAACCGCCTGAGCGTCGATGCGTCGACCAGGGTGCTCCTGATCGAGGCAGGCGGCCGCGACAACAACCCGCTGTTCAGCATGCCGGCGGGGTTCGCCAAGATGACCAAGGGCATCGCCTCCTGGGGATACTCGACGGTGCCCCAGCGCCACCTTGGCGGGCGGGTGCTGCGCTATACCCAGGCGAAGGTGCTCGGCGGCGGCTCCAGCATCAACGCGCAGGTCTACACCCGCGGAAATGTCCACGACTATGACGGCTGGGCCGCGGATGGCGCGATAGGTTGGAGCTACGCGGATGTCTTGCCCTATTTCAAGCGCGCCGAGGACAACCAGCGCTTCGTCGACGCCTACCATGCGCGCGGTGGTCCCCTGGGCGTCTCGATGCCCGTCAACCCGCTGCCGATCGGCGAAGCTTTTCTGCGAGCCGGGCAGGAATATGGAATGCCCTACAATCCCGATTTCAACGGTGCGCGGCAGGAGGGCGTCGGCCACTACCAGGTGACGGTGCGAGATGCGCGGCGGTGCTCGACCGCCACCGCCTATCTGAAGCCGATCCGTGGCCGACCGAATCTCACCGTCCTGACCGGCGCCTACAGCACGCGGATCGTGGTCGAAAATGGGCGTGCAGTGGGAATCGAGTCGGTGCGCGGAGGGCAGCGGGAGGTCGTTCGGGCCGAGCGGGAGGTCGTCCTTGCGTCCGGCGCGATCGGATCGCCTCGTCTTCTGCTGCTATCGGGGATCGGTCCGGCCGACCATCTGAATTCAGTCGGTGTTGAGCCGATCCACGATTTGCCTGGTGTTGGCGAGAATCTTCAGGACCACCTCGACCTCTATGCGATTGCGGAGTGCAAGGGCGACTTCACCTACGACAGCTATGTGAAGCTGCACCGCACGATCTGGGCGGGGCTGGAATATCTGCTGTTCAAGCGCGGGCCGGTCGCGTCCACCCTGTTTGAGACCGGGGGCTTCTGGTACGCCGACCCGGCGGCAAAAACGCTGGAATGGCCGGACGTGCAGTTCCATCTCGGGCTCGGCTCAGGAATCGAAGCGGGCGTGGAGAAGCTTGAGCATGCAGGCGTCACGCTCAATTCGGCATTCCTGCGGCCCCGCTCGCGTGGCACCGTGCGGCTCGCAAGCGGCGATCCGTCCGCGATGCCCATGATTGATCCAAATTACTGGTCTGATGCCCGTGATCGCTCGGCCGCGATCGAGGGGCTGAAGATGGCCCGTGAAATTCTCCGGCAACCCGCGCTCGAGCCGTTCGTCATGGTCGAGCGGATGCCAGGTGTTGCGGCCACAAGCGAAGCCGCTCTCGTCGACTATGCGTATCGGACCTGCAAGACCGATCATCACCCTGTAGGCACCTGCCGGATGGGCACCGACCAGCTGGCGGTGGTCGATCCGTCGCTGAGACTTCGAGGGCTCGATGGCCTGCGGATTTGCGACGCCTCGGTGATGCCGCGCATCACGTCATCGAACACGAACGCACCCACCATCATGATCGCGGAGAAGGCGGCAGATCTGATTCTCGGAAAGACGACGCTTTCTACGCCGGCGAACACGGAGCGTAACGTGTTGAAAGGTCCGCTCAGTTGCCCTGCAAGATGA
- a CDS encoding ABC transporter permease: MRPLDPVTAKQRTAYGLAFFVLFVALWSWATFGGHVSKTFLANPLTMVQEGFELLTRHGFLFDIGMTVWRVVGGFALAAVIAVPLGVLMGAYKPIEAFLEPFVSFARYLPASAFIPLLILWAGIGELQKLLVIFIGSVFQVILMVAVTVGATRRDLVEAAYTLGASDRGIIRRVLLPSSAPEIAEILRLVLGWAWTYVIVAELIGSSSGIGHMITDSQALLNTGQIIFGIIVIGLIGLVSDFLFKAFNAWLFPWKLA; this comes from the coding sequence ATGCGTCCGCTCGATCCCGTGACTGCGAAGCAACGTACGGCTTACGGCCTCGCGTTCTTCGTGCTCTTCGTTGCCTTGTGGTCCTGGGCGACCTTCGGGGGCCATGTATCGAAGACCTTCCTCGCGAACCCGCTGACCATGGTGCAGGAAGGCTTTGAGCTCCTGACCCGGCACGGCTTCCTGTTCGATATCGGCATGACGGTCTGGCGCGTGGTCGGCGGCTTTGCGCTTGCCGCCGTCATTGCCGTGCCGCTCGGCGTGCTGATGGGCGCCTACAAGCCGATCGAAGCTTTCCTTGAGCCATTCGTGTCCTTCGCGCGATATCTGCCGGCCTCCGCCTTCATCCCGCTTCTGATCTTGTGGGCCGGTATCGGCGAATTGCAAAAGCTGCTCGTCATCTTCATCGGCTCGGTGTTTCAGGTCATCCTGATGGTGGCCGTGACCGTCGGCGCCACACGGCGCGACCTGGTCGAGGCGGCCTATACGTTAGGGGCCAGCGATCGCGGCATCATCCGCCGGGTGCTGCTGCCCTCCTCCGCGCCCGAGATCGCCGAAATCCTGCGGCTGGTGCTAGGCTGGGCGTGGACCTACGTCATCGTCGCTGAGCTGATCGGCTCATCGTCAGGCATCGGTCATATGATCACCGACAGCCAGGCCCTGCTCAACACCGGGCAGATCATCTTCGGCATCATCGTCATCGGCTTGATCGGCCTCGTCTCCGACTTCCTGTTCAAGGCGTTCAATGCGTGGCTGTTTCCGTGGAAGCTCGCATGA
- a CDS encoding ABC transporter substrate-binding protein gives MRNTKAFAAIIALVVATPALADDVKVGVGISGWTGFAPLTLAKEAGIFKKNGLDVTIKKIPQKDRHLAIASGDVQCAATTVETWISWNANGVATKQIFQLDKSYGADGMAVRNDLPAIKDLKGKTVAASAPGTSPYFALAWMLKKNGLSVKDVTVVNLEPAAAAQAFVSGQNDAAMTYEPYLSTVRAAPDKGKIIATTLDYPMVMDTFGCTPKFLGENPKAAQALADSYFEALDMIAKDQAKAYEIMGADVKQTGEQFGNSAKYLRWQDKAANQKFFGGEFLAFNKDAADLLLEIGIIKAAPKVDDLFDASFIK, from the coding sequence ATGCGTAATACAAAAGCATTCGCAGCCATCATTGCTCTCGTAGTAGCGACGCCGGCGCTCGCCGATGACGTCAAGGTCGGCGTCGGCATCTCCGGGTGGACCGGCTTTGCGCCGCTGACGCTCGCCAAGGAGGCCGGCATCTTCAAGAAGAATGGCCTCGATGTGACGATCAAGAAGATCCCGCAGAAGGACCGCCATCTGGCCATTGCCTCCGGCGACGTCCAGTGCGCGGCGACAACCGTCGAGACCTGGATCTCGTGGAACGCCAACGGCGTTGCGACCAAGCAGATCTTCCAGCTCGACAAGAGCTACGGGGCCGATGGCATGGCCGTCCGCAACGATCTCCCCGCGATCAAGGACCTGAAGGGCAAGACGGTCGCCGCCTCCGCGCCGGGCACCTCGCCCTATTTCGCGCTCGCATGGATGCTCAAGAAGAATGGCCTGTCGGTGAAGGACGTCACGGTCGTGAACCTCGAGCCGGCCGCCGCCGCGCAGGCCTTCGTCTCCGGCCAGAACGATGCCGCGATGACCTATGAGCCCTACCTCTCGACGGTGCGCGCCGCGCCCGACAAGGGCAAGATCATCGCCACCACGCTCGACTATCCGATGGTGATGGACACGTTCGGCTGCACGCCGAAATTCCTGGGCGAGAATCCCAAGGCCGCCCAGGCGCTGGCCGACAGCTATTTCGAGGCGCTCGACATGATCGCGAAGGATCAGGCCAAGGCCTATGAGATCATGGGCGCCGACGTGAAACAGACCGGCGAGCAGTTTGGCAACTCGGCGAAGTACCTGCGCTGGCAGGACAAGGCCGCGAACCAGAAGTTCTTCGGCGGCGAGTTCCTGGCCTTCAATAAGGACGCCGCGGATCTGCTGCTCGAGATCGGCATCATCAAGGCCGCACCGAAGGTCGACGATCTCTTCGACGCGAGCTTCATCAAGTAA
- a CDS encoding ABC transporter ATP-binding protein, with product MTKLRIDQVSRTFPARAGHAPTKAIEPTSLDVGDNDFVTILGPSGCGKSTLLRIVAGLDRPTSGRVLLDGREVSGPGADRGMVFQSYTLFPWLTVRENIAFGLRERGISQSERGKIADAFIRQVGLSGFENHWPKQLSGGMQQRTAIARALANDPKILLLDEPFGALDNQTRALMQEMLLGIWERDQKTVLFVTHDIEEAIFLGSRVIVMSARPGRIKAEIAVDLPHPRSYKIKTTPEFVRLKERLVEEIRTEALKVAEHA from the coding sequence ATGACCAAGCTCAGGATCGATCAGGTTTCACGAACCTTTCCCGCGCGGGCGGGCCACGCCCCGACAAAGGCGATCGAGCCGACCAGCCTGGACGTCGGCGACAACGACTTCGTCACCATCCTCGGTCCGTCCGGCTGCGGCAAATCCACCCTGCTCCGCATCGTCGCCGGTCTCGACCGGCCGACCAGCGGCCGCGTTCTGCTCGACGGGCGCGAGGTAAGCGGTCCCGGCGCGGATCGCGGCATGGTGTTTCAGTCCTACACGCTGTTCCCCTGGCTCACCGTGCGGGAGAACATCGCCTTCGGCCTGCGCGAGCGTGGCATTTCGCAAAGCGAACGCGGCAAGATTGCTGATGCCTTCATCCGCCAGGTGGGGCTGTCCGGCTTTGAAAATCACTGGCCGAAGCAATTGTCGGGCGGCATGCAGCAGCGCACCGCGATCGCACGCGCGCTCGCCAACGATCCAAAGATCCTGCTGCTCGACGAGCCCTTCGGCGCGCTCGACAACCAGACCCGCGCGCTGATGCAGGAGATGCTGCTCGGGATCTGGGAGCGCGACCAGAAGACCGTGCTGTTCGTGACGCACGACATCGAGGAAGCGATCTTCCTCGGCAGCCGGGTCATCGTTATGAGCGCACGACCCGGCCGCATCAAGGCCGAGATTGCAGTCGACCTGCCGCATCCGCGCTCGTACAAGATCAAGACCACGCCGGAGTTCGTCCGTCTCAAGGAGCGCCTCGTCGAGGAGATCCGCACCGAGGCGTTGAAGGTTGCCGAACATGCCTGA
- a CDS encoding carbohydrate ABC transporter permease: MSAADLVTSAPPRRRPGHSPTTRIVIYGLLFLFALVYLVPLVVMVMTSLKPLDEVTGGNMFALPRHLTFAPWSMAWGEARIGVSDTRGISGYFFNSVKMVVPAVLISTLLGALNGYVLTKWSFPGHKLVFGMMLFACFIPFQSVIIPMAVILGMLGRIGVNLADLTGWSFGLGNATVNLVIVHVIYGLGFTTLFFRNYYAAFPSELIKAAMIDGASFFQIFRRILLPNSTPIIIVTVIYQFTNIWNDFLFGSTFAAGDTAPMTVALNNLVNTSTGVVEYNVNMAAAIIAAAPTLLVYVIAGRYFVRGLMAGAVKG; the protein is encoded by the coding sequence ATGAGCGCCGCCGATCTGGTCACGTCAGCGCCGCCGCGCCGCCGTCCGGGCCATTCCCCGACGACACGGATCGTCATCTATGGCCTGCTGTTTCTCTTTGCGCTCGTCTATCTCGTGCCGCTCGTCGTCATGGTGATGACGTCGCTCAAGCCGCTGGACGAGGTCACGGGCGGCAACATGTTCGCTCTCCCGCGGCACTTGACGTTCGCGCCCTGGTCCATGGCGTGGGGCGAGGCACGCATCGGCGTGTCGGACACACGCGGGATCAGCGGCTATTTCTTCAACTCGGTGAAGATGGTCGTTCCGGCAGTCCTGATCTCGACGCTGCTCGGCGCATTGAACGGCTACGTCCTGACCAAGTGGAGCTTTCCCGGCCACAAGCTCGTGTTCGGGATGATGCTGTTCGCCTGCTTCATCCCTTTCCAGTCGGTCATCATTCCGATGGCCGTGATCCTCGGTATGCTCGGCCGCATCGGAGTCAACCTCGCTGACCTGACCGGCTGGTCGTTCGGTCTCGGCAACGCGACGGTCAATCTGGTGATCGTGCACGTCATCTATGGCCTGGGATTCACCACCCTGTTCTTCCGCAACTATTACGCGGCGTTTCCGTCCGAACTCATCAAGGCCGCCATGATCGACGGTGCGAGCTTCTTCCAGATCTTCCGCCGGATCCTGCTGCCGAACTCCACGCCGATCATCATCGTCACCGTGATCTATCAGTTCACCAACATCTGGAACGATTTCCTGTTCGGCTCGACCTTTGCGGCCGGCGATACCGCGCCGATGACGGTCGCGCTCAACAATCTCGTCAACACCTCGACGGGTGTGGTCGAATACAACGTCAACATGGCGGCTGCGATCATTGCCGCCGCGCCGACGCTGCTCGTCTATGTCATTGCCGGTCGATATTTTGTCCGCGGCCTGATGGCTGGCGCCGTAAAGGGATGA
- the hutC gene encoding histidine utilization repressor: MSLATDKLDDKPTLYKQIRRDIETRILTGEWPPGHRIPFEHQLMARYRCSRMTVNKALSELAQADLIERRRRAGTFVRRPQHLSAVLKIADIRAEITALGRGYGYQLVQCTRRTASAADRARLGVRKTGKVIAITCRHSADNVPFALEDRLIDLEAVPEAAHADFAAEPPGSWLLHHVPWTEAEHTISAVVADDRTAEALGIAVGAPCLVIDRYTWRSARTLTAVRLLYPGDSHRLVARFKGG, from the coding sequence ATGAGCCTCGCCACCGACAAGCTCGACGACAAGCCGACGCTTTACAAGCAGATCAGACGCGACATCGAGACCAGGATCCTGACCGGCGAGTGGCCACCCGGTCATCGCATCCCGTTCGAGCATCAATTGATGGCGCGCTATCGCTGCTCGCGCATGACGGTGAACAAGGCGCTGTCGGAGCTCGCACAGGCCGACCTGATCGAGCGGCGGCGACGCGCCGGCACGTTCGTTCGCCGTCCGCAGCATCTGTCCGCGGTGCTCAAGATCGCCGACATTCGCGCGGAAATCACCGCACTTGGCCGCGGCTATGGTTATCAGCTGGTCCAATGCACGCGCCGCACCGCAAGTGCTGCCGATCGCGCCCGCCTCGGGGTGCGGAAGACGGGCAAGGTGATCGCGATCACCTGCCGCCACAGCGCCGACAACGTGCCGTTCGCGCTCGAGGACAGGCTGATCGATCTCGAAGCCGTGCCGGAAGCAGCACACGCCGACTTTGCGGCCGAGCCGCCCGGCTCGTGGCTGCTTCATCATGTCCCATGGACGGAAGCCGAGCACACGATCAGCGCCGTCGTTGCGGATGATCGCACCGCGGAGGCGCTCGGCATCGCGGTCGGCGCGCCCTGCCTCGTCATCGACCGCTACACCTGGCGCAGCGCGCGGACGCTGACCGCGGTGCGGTTGCTCTATCCCGGTGACTCCCACCGTCTCGTCGCCCGCTTCAAGGGAGGTTGA
- a CDS encoding ABC transporter ATP-binding protein: MATLEISSLRKRFGTIEVLKGIDITLEKGGFLVLVGPSGCGKSTLLNTIAGLEGISSGEIRIGGAVVNDLHPSKRDIAMVFQSYALYPNMSVAENIGFGMEMRGVPRAERDQAVASVAKTLQIEHLLSRRPSQLSGGQRQRVAMGRALVRRPSVFLFDEPLSNLDAKLRVDMRVEIKRLHQTTGTTIVYVTHDQIEAMTLATKIAVLKNGELQQVGSPSEIYNRPANMFVADFMGSPAMNLLEGTVMQADGQQRIALARKDGSSIMLPVPASADAAGLKDGAKVIFGIRPEAVNDDESMDRNARSVVRFDASVEIIEPAGSDTYVVIRVAGKEVTARMRADADVRLGQPHTFAFNLDKAVLFDPATTRRL; the protein is encoded by the coding sequence ATGGCCACGCTCGAGATCAGCTCGCTTCGCAAACGCTTCGGGACGATCGAGGTTCTGAAGGGGATCGACATCACGCTCGAGAAGGGCGGCTTTCTGGTGCTGGTCGGCCCGTCGGGCTGCGGTAAGTCGACCCTGCTCAACACTATTGCGGGTCTGGAGGGGATCTCTTCGGGCGAGATCCGCATCGGCGGCGCCGTCGTCAATGATCTGCACCCGTCAAAGCGGGACATCGCAATGGTGTTCCAGTCCTATGCGCTCTACCCGAACATGTCCGTCGCCGAGAACATCGGGTTCGGCATGGAGATGCGCGGTGTTCCGAGAGCGGAGCGCGACCAGGCGGTCGCTTCGGTCGCGAAGACCTTGCAGATCGAACATCTGTTGTCGCGCCGGCCGAGCCAGCTTTCCGGCGGACAAAGACAGCGGGTCGCGATGGGACGGGCGCTCGTCCGACGACCCAGTGTCTTTCTGTTCGACGAGCCGTTGTCGAACCTCGATGCCAAGCTGCGCGTCGACATGCGGGTCGAGATCAAGCGTCTGCACCAGACGACCGGCACGACGATCGTTTACGTCACGCATGATCAGATCGAGGCCATGACGCTGGCGACGAAGATCGCCGTGCTCAAGAATGGCGAACTGCAGCAGGTGGGAAGCCCGAGCGAGATCTATAATCGTCCAGCCAACATGTTCGTCGCGGACTTCATGGGATCGCCGGCGATGAACCTGCTCGAGGGCACGGTCATGCAGGCGGATGGCCAGCAGCGGATCGCGCTGGCGCGCAAGGATGGGTCGTCGATCATGTTGCCGGTGCCGGCGAGTGCCGATGCTGCCGGGCTCAAGGACGGTGCCAAGGTGATCTTCGGCATTCGTCCCGAGGCCGTGAACGATGACGAAAGCATGGACCGCAACGCCAGATCGGTTGTCAGGTTCGACGCGAGCGTCGAGATCATCGAGCCTGCCGGATCGGATACCTATGTCGTCATCCGGGTCGCGGGCAAGGAGGTGACCGCCCGCATGCGAGCCGATGCCGACGTCCGGCTCGGACAACCGCACACCTTCGCGTTCAATCTCGACAAGGCGGTGCTGTTCGACCCAGCGACCACGCGCCGCCTCTGA
- a CDS encoding GMC oxidoreductase — protein sequence MKITETADVLVIGSGMGGATFAAGLAPTGARIVILERGQRLRDCEAARDARAIFQRGVFRPQESWLDGAGKAFNPGNYYYVGGNTKLYGAVLIRYRAEDFAPIAHRDGTTPGWPFGYGELEPWYSRAEQLYNVRGALGDDSSEPFHSAPYPFGPVPDEPAIAVVRQRLKKIGLNPFSLPLGIDIEPWLKRGKTPWDAFPDAGHGKMDAESCGLACALAHGNVELREGAKVERIVVEPDGKRIAGVEVIQAGERTMIGAGVVVLAAGAVNSAALLLRSSRDGIANRSDAVGRYFMNHNSSAVLAIDPRVVNDSIYQKTIGINDFYLDDGRGGPPLGNIQLLGRVTAPILKANLPLAPELALGLMSRHAVDWYAMSEDLPSAESRVTVDGASIRLDWQRSNWTTHLALVAALKERLRAAGYPIVLSKAFDRRTPSHQCGTVRIGLDPATSPLDPFCRAVDHPNLFVVDASFLPTSAAVNPSLTIAAQALRVADHVARTDLRTHGDMR from the coding sequence ATGAAGATCACGGAGACAGCCGATGTCCTCGTCATCGGATCGGGCATGGGCGGTGCGACCTTTGCCGCGGGTCTGGCGCCTACAGGCGCAAGGATCGTGATCCTCGAGCGCGGCCAGCGTTTGCGCGACTGCGAGGCTGCGCGGGATGCGAGGGCGATCTTTCAGCGTGGGGTGTTCCGGCCGCAGGAGTCCTGGCTTGATGGGGCAGGGAAGGCCTTCAACCCCGGCAACTACTATTACGTCGGTGGCAATACCAAGCTCTACGGGGCAGTGCTCATCCGCTATCGCGCGGAGGACTTCGCGCCTATCGCGCACCGCGACGGAACGACGCCGGGCTGGCCGTTCGGCTATGGCGAACTGGAGCCGTGGTACAGTCGTGCGGAGCAGCTCTATAACGTGCGCGGCGCGCTCGGGGACGATTCCTCGGAACCTTTTCACTCCGCGCCCTATCCGTTCGGCCCGGTGCCGGATGAGCCGGCAATCGCCGTGGTACGGCAGCGGCTCAAGAAAATCGGGCTCAATCCGTTTTCACTGCCGCTCGGCATCGACATCGAGCCATGGCTCAAACGTGGCAAGACGCCCTGGGATGCATTTCCGGACGCCGGGCACGGCAAGATGGATGCCGAATCCTGCGGGCTTGCCTGTGCTCTCGCTCACGGCAATGTCGAACTGCGTGAAGGTGCAAAGGTCGAGCGGATTGTCGTCGAGCCGGACGGCAAGCGCATCGCCGGCGTCGAGGTGATCCAGGCCGGTGAGCGGACCATGATCGGCGCCGGCGTCGTCGTGCTCGCGGCGGGCGCCGTCAATTCGGCCGCGCTGCTTCTGCGCTCGTCACGGGACGGCATCGCGAACCGATCCGATGCGGTCGGCCGCTACTTCATGAACCACAATTCCTCGGCCGTGCTGGCGATCGATCCGCGCGTCGTGAACGACTCGATCTACCAGAAGACGATCGGCATCAATGATTTCTATCTCGATGATGGACGCGGCGGACCGCCACTCGGCAACATTCAGTTGCTTGGACGTGTCACCGCGCCGATTCTGAAGGCCAACTTGCCGCTCGCGCCGGAATTGGCGCTTGGGCTGATGAGCCGGCATGCGGTCGACTGGTACGCGATGAGCGAGGATCTACCGAGCGCCGAGAGCCGTGTGACGGTCGATGGTGCCAGTATCCGGCTCGACTGGCAGCGTTCGAACTGGACGACCCATCTGGCGCTGGTGGCGGCATTGAAGGAACGGCTGCGTGCTGCGGGTTATCCGATCGTACTGTCAAAGGCGTTCGACCGACGCACGCCCTCGCATCAGTGCGGGACGGTGCGCATCGGTCTCGATCCCGCGACATCACCGCTCGATCCGTTTTGCCGCGCCGTTGATCACCCCAATCTGTTCGTTGTCGATGCGTCGTTCCTGCCGACCTCGGCAGCGGTGAACCCGTCACTGACGATCGCCGCCCAGGCGTTGCGCGTCGCGGATCATGTTGCGAGGACCGATCTTCGAACTCATGGGGACATGAGATGA